The following DNA comes from Cucumis sativus cultivar 9930 chromosome 7, Cucumber_9930_V3, whole genome shotgun sequence.
accGTGATTCACTACCAAGAAAAGTTCAGAcagtgaaaataaaaagaggtTGGTGAAGAGAGTCAAGATGAAGAAGGCGTAAAGAGTGAGAGATTTCTCGCAGATTCCAAAAACCAATCAACAACACAAACATTCACCCATCATCGCCACCacagaaatcaaaattttccattcatCTCATCCATCCACATCAATAAACTCTTCTGCAAATTCTTCAGCTAATTTAATCTAAGTTCTTAGCTACTTGATCATGCggtttttcataattttgattttttcttttaagcgAAAAAAATGGgaatcatattattattattactattattattgtttttggtaTTATATTTATTGCTGTCAattgatttctctttttccccAATATCATAATATGAATAGTTCCGTATAAggaaatagaattggataaCAGCTTTGAAactatgttttctttatttcctttttcaaatgagtttttccaaaagaataaattatatttataaatggaTCCAAACATAAccaaccaaaatatttttaaaaaatttgagaaaatcgtaaaaaaagtaacaaatttgacaaaatatttactaacctatagtaaaattttatattctattaataTCAGTGATAAAAATCTTCGATTTCTATCTTTACTTGAATTCaaagttttgttatagttttgaaatattttaatttattttgtaattatatattgtaataagttttgtaaatatttttttgtgttttttttatattcatggaatggttgttttgtttcaaatattttgaagtaattttgaattaatacgcttttaaattttaatttaaaatagaaattgtGGAGACTTCTGGGATTCAACATGGTGtcgttttgaaattttggtattgATGAGATAGTGGAGAagatttattgttatttatccTTTAATGTGTTTTTAGACCATGTCAAACTAAGTTTTCATTCTTATTTCATTCCATGAAGTTATATTTTCGTTCATATTTCAATAGTGCATGGTTGTGGCTATATTTGTCAAGGGCatttaagttttgttattGATATTTCAGGTGTGTTGAAATGAATTTACAACCTATTGGTTGAGTGCTTAGTCTAATTCACAAACAATTATTGAAAGTCTGTGAACGACTTCGTATAAGTTATATTGTTGTGGGGGTTGTTATGATAGAAATTAAGGATCTCGTCCATCAAATCAATTGTGTGTTTTACATTTCAAAGTCTTCAAACGGTGTGGCTTGTTACACTGTGAAGAGGGCTTCAACCAATATTAACAGCAGTAGGTGGAGAGGTTGTTCTAGCCTTActcaaacaattttgaaagtgaTAGTTTTTCgtttatgtttgtttgttaaaagaaacgttttaactttttagatGGAggatttatcaaaataaaagataaataatatacaattaatatgaaaatttgtaatattttataaatattttaattaattgttttatatttaaaaatgttattctAAAAACGTGgtttatgttttcttcttcttttagtaATGCATAATTTATCAATAGTTTATTGAATGCTTATAATTCTTCACACTAACATAGAggatacaaaattatatttatcaattactaataatattattttgaagatcAATTGtgtaaaaacatttatttatttaacattttaataaatatttatttgtttgtgtgtTTGAGTTGTCTTTTTCctctaattataatttcaattgcAACTAGTTGTTCATTACTTTGCGTTGAACGCAAATCGTTGATTTTAGTCACgttcaaaacaaattaagttGTCAACcaatacaaaaatgaagaaatgtaaagaaaaactttgacTCGAGTCTCTCGACTCTAAACATGATCCTTTGTTTTAGTATATTGGGTTCGATACCACATACGGTGTACAAGTATGTactcatttaattttgattcgATACAAAAATTTAACCTTTATTTGTAATACCTAACACAAAAAATTATGTACTCGGTTAATTTTGTTGACATCTTCAATTGATGCATCTCTTTATTAGTAATCATTTACATTGATTTACTGTGCCTTATTGGTGTAAATTGACTTTGCTTAGTAAATACCTAAAATAGACGCACCAATTAGTAAAATCGTGCATATTCTTTTcctttggttttatttattgtattatttacaaataataataatggtgtGTCATGacgaatttgaaaaaatgatattattaaCAATAGATAATATtccataacaaaaaaattcaaacgaTTCGATTAGtaaccattttcatttattttttaaataaagtttataaatatgtttgcgatatgtatttgattatttgtttCGTTATTCATCCAAtcgaaattaagaaaataaataaaaaagaaagtaaggTATGAATTATTCgatcaaatattcaaaatgtaaagGGGTTTGAATGCATATAgttaaaatcacaaaaaaaaaaaaaatacaacaagaaattaataaataagatatatgcaaatataacaattatttcaaaataatttaatatatatcaacattttaaaaaattgtaagtataacaaaatctgTCAAAATCTATGAATGTTAGACCATGTAGCAAATATTGACATATCACACATAAACTTTGCTATGTGTatgactttttaaaatattgttatatagttaataattattttaatatttattctcATTATAATTACCCTTAATAAatccattaattattttaaaaactatccTCATTATAATCACCCTTAATAAATCCATTAATAAAAGTAACAttgcttaattttaaaattcaaaaataaaaaagagaattataAAAGATGGCAAAATCCACGTGTAATGAATTTTTGtctttaatgatatttttagcTTAGAaggtaaataatttgtattttttatttctttttcataaaactcTAAACAAATAACATGATTCgtaaaaaaatagcaaatttgacaaaatatttacaatatataacaaaattttatattatattaataatagacattgataaacACTAATATGCTTATATCAATAACATTGATAGAAAATATCCATTTCTAACATCGCTAAAATccaatatttagaaatttaaatttcttttgctatttttaaaaatctctcaacaaaaaaatcaaaatgctataattttgtttttttttctatttttctccctagaaataaagtaatatttaaaatatcccaaaaaaaaaaaaacgcgtaagagaaatatgaaaaagacagttataattaaaagctgTAATATGCAAATGAAATGCCAAAAATAAAGTTGCAAATTGCCAGGCTGGCAGGCTCTATCTTGAACAATaagcaaaatatattttttaatttcgttacattatagtttataatataCGATTATGGCCCAACTCAACATTATATTTAATCATTAAATCTCACATTCCTACTTCTAATCTTCTTCTCTccccattttcaaatttcatttcattatttctaATCTTCCCATCACTTTACCCATTtcttatatctatatattatatgtaatgTTAAGATCACATTAGCCAAGTcagtttttaatattaaattggagtttcatttttttcttctaaaataacaggaatttaatatatttattttttaagggacaattatttattattattgtcattgtaaataatattgcCATCTAAAACCAACATTAGTtgactaaatataaaattaaccatttattaatttagttgaccctctctctctattcatattatatgaagaaaaacaactttttactttttttttaattaaaaaaaagagtttgcaaaaataacagcaataaaaaaaaatcatgatatTAAAGTTCATATCAcctacattttataaattataaaaatagcaaatgtGAAAGCAAATTATCGTCTGATAGCATCAATTGCTGGTCATATTTgccaaatttgcaatatgcaaaaaataggtgttatgagtttttttttaaaaaaattgtcatcgAATGCaatcttcattttaaaaactcacTTCAAGCTCTGTGTTTCAATTAAATTGGAccctaaatatattttgtatacatcacaaaatcttttttatattggttttttaaaacacaataTGTTCTTTTCAAGTATCgtcaaatatacaaaatttgaacaaaactATAACGAATTTTCAgatttatcattgataaattattgaaattcaaCGATAcaaatagatattgatagaagtttataGAATTCTAACAATGTCTATCGATCAGACTATAACGTTTTGTACATGTGTTTGTCATTTACActaatttttcactttttaattcgtttttattttttaaaacaaatatcaacatGGTACAATGTTATGCCaattaacacaaataaatcaaacttattatgcatcaaaattcaacaaaaatctaaatttctAACGTTTATATTTTactgttgtttttaaatacaataaaataaactaaaaatataataaaatattatattctatttcaacattattttgtcatatttatttgtaaataatttttaagcataatcattttaaataacttttttctttctattttgttttgtttaaaatagtaattttaactaaataaagtattgggtaaaaagaaaaaaaaaagcagtaTTTGTTACTCCAAGGAAAATTTGAGTAGAAATCATATTTGGTTGGGAAAATGATTCattgtttgttgtttactTACTCAAAGGATCAGCGCTCGCAAGCTTCCACGGTGACTCTCAGAATCATTTTTTGAACGTCGTGAACATTATTGTTTCCAAAgcagattttgattttatgtgtaaaatgtaattaaagaaagaaagaagtgcAGTAATTTTTAGAACAATAATCAAACGCATAATatcgttttaaaaaaattaccaacacaacaaaatttatcaattaattctATCACTGAGGTCTACCAGTGATATATGAAGTTTTATTGCTACAAAACTTGTATGATCTATCGATCATGTAGTTAGTGGTTTGtcaactttgttatatttgtaattaagcTATAAatctattcaaattttaaaattgaaacattcATTTGTAACGGCGtatctaatttttataattattggaTGTTTAAGGGTGTGTGGTTGTTGTtattaaagaatttaaaatgtaattagaaCTACTTATCATGTCAACAGAagttgttaattaaatttttatcataCTTAAAgtggtttttgcaatttaatgatcttttttaaatataaaatacctTGTGTTGTTAAATTAAAGGGTAAAATTATGAACACAATTCCctataaatattagatttCTTTGTAGAGTCCAAAATAACATGCagattctttttttactgGAAGGGAACACCTCACAAGCGTGCGCACACATAATACTTAAAGGTGTCTTGAGGTCATTGAGCTCTAGGGTTAACTTAGACAAATTGGTGTGTTGATTACGTTTTTTGTGAAATTGCATAACCAAAATGAGAGAATGAGAGATTGTATATTTTACATTTGGGATAAAAGATAATGTCGGTTATATCACTGACAGAAGTTCACTTTGGGGGAAAGGTACGTAAATTACAGTAAGTAGacataaacaatatattttgtgGAGTTAAAGTTtagtttatataaattatgtatatgtagCGACTTGAGGTATGGAGTACTTATTATGAAGTAAacttagttttttgtttttgtatgtaCGTTGAAGGTTAACTTGTTGGTTGTGTATGATGATATTGTATATTGCATCGGCCTAAATTGACTATTAGCGTGTTGATGTTCCCAATGTGTTCACTTTAGTTAGTGGAATGTTTATGTACATTAGGAAGTCTACTCTTTATAAAGCCCTAAATTTCTAAATCATTCTATAGCCttaaacttatatatttatggaGTTTCCACGTAGGATTATGGTTGGTTTGTCAATAGCTTAGGCATTTTGGGTTTAGGGTGTTGGGCTTTTCTAAAGCTTGTTTGCATTTGGGGTATACATTTGGGCTTAATTAAAACCAAAGCCCAAATATCAATACTAATTTGGACCAAATGAGTTTATTTGATCCAACAGTAATACCAACGGAAATTGCAATTTTGATTGCCATACCATTTTATGAaccataattaataatatagcatattttttaaaaattacaaatatattaaaactatcATATGATCTATGAGTGATAGACGaatatttgtaacatggtCTATGGTGATAGacttattattgatagaatttaacaaattttgctatatttgcaaattttttaaaatgttgctatatacttaattattttgaatctggttaaatttgcaactattcctAATACCAAAAACATGTGAATATGACAACTCCAACACGTGTCGAAATTTAATTAGTCTCTGATTTGATCacttataattttcttttgttaagaaaacaatagacgatattttttattaaaaaattgcattatatCAAATCTCGAAAAttgcattatttttttaattaaaaaaatgtagtgatATGAacttattatcataatttttcttcttactatttttgcaaacacctcttcttttatttaacaatAGACAACGACATAATTCTCTTCCACCATTGTGCAACTCAAATTTTCTCTCAATTATGTGGTTTCCTTTGTTGATTATCTCAACGTCATATCATAAATTATGAACggatattttgtaatttctatcataataaaatatgtaattacaaaaaaatagatCTCTCTCTTCATTAATCCATTAATTTCTTAGACGAACAATTACAAAATGTAGCATcgtttaccatttttttaaaaaaacatctaTCGTCATCATTATCAACCACAAAAATCAGGATTGATCAATAAACACTAACATATTTAATATAGGTCTAGAGAGTTCGAGTCCCCTTCACCTTTATGCtctctatctatatataaaattgaaataatatcaataataatagcCAATTTAGTGgtaaaaatgtatttcaatCTCCTTagacccaaatttaaactagCGTATCTCGAATAATTAAaacacaatcaaatttatcacCAAACTTCCCAATTTAATTGCTTTTGTTGATTACGATTTTGTGATACGCCTAACAATTCATttcattaatgaaatatttgatgATTTGTGATGGAATGAGTTTATAATgtaatataatccaaaatctacattttaattgaataatttaaattcgaTTTGTAATACGAAATTAATTCTATTAAACGTTTTCAACAAAGCCATAAATTTCACTATTTAGACCTAACTTCTTTATATAAACATGACCtaagtttgataaaataaCATTCCCAAATTTGTCACTCCAAAAAgtgtgtatttatatattttatttggagaaagaaaagtgttattcgcaaaagataattaaacaaaaacaaaacaataccaTTTTCGTATTTTGTTATTGGCAAATAATTTATCCAAAACCATAATCCCTAATTAAGAATTAAGGTTTTGATTTCGCGCAATATCAGTCGTAGAAAAGCATTCCGTCGCCGGAATCTTCAAATCGGAGTGTCACCGTCGCCGCGTTCACCCTCTTAAAACCCCAAAAAAACTAAGATTACATAACACAAATGTGGTGGAGATCGGCCTCTTTCATCCTCGACAAGCAGCAGGCTGAAGGAGCTTCAAAGGCCCCCGAAACCCTTTCCATTTCCCCACCCACGCAATCTTCTATGGCGGACGCATTTCAGAACCCTAACCCTAAAATTTCAGCCTATTACCAAAGCAGAGCTGCCCACACCGCCGTCGTCACCAGTGATTGGCTTGCCCAGGCGCAGGCCGCTGTTGGATTCCAAACCGACGATCAGATACCGTCGGAAACTGATACCAGGGACTCTGAATCCGGTAAGCCGTTTAGTGTGATTGATGAGTTTAATAACTGGAGGAAACAGCCGGATTTGGCTGAGGCCGTTGCAGCTATTCGGGCTTTGGCGGCCGTCATAAGGTCTAGTCAGGCCACGACTATGATGGAGCTCGAAATTGAGCTGAAAAAGGCTTCAGACTCCCTAAAAGTGAGTTATTCTCTGCTTAGGCGTTTGTTGTACtgtattttgatgttttaaagGCATATTTgggaaatattttttgttggaattGGAGTGGTCTAACATGTATGTGCTAGTCATCCACTATTATCTTCTATGCCTTACCTGGTGTAGAAGTTGTGTGCATGGGGCTCTGCTTTAATTTAGTAGATGGATGCATTTTAGGCAAGCATCGTGTTGAAGAATGGGtatattatattagtaaaCTGGTCAATATTGTTGTAGTCGATGAAACGCTTTGTTACATCTTGAGAACTGATGGTACCGTATCATGAAAGccatatgtttgttttgtttgttcaaTATATAGTGAAAAGGGGTGTACACGTTTTGGATAGAATAGTTCATACTAAGAATGGTCTTTCCGTGCTTTCTGTTTGATGGGTTGACACAATTTAATCTCTATTTATCTCCTCCAGTCGTGGGATACAACTTCGATATCATTGACAGCTGGCTGTGATTTGTTCATGCGGTATGTTACTCGAACCTCGGCTTTAGAATATGAGGATTTCAAGTCTGGTAAATCTCGCCTGATTGAACGCGCAGAAAAGTTTGGGGAGATATCCTGTAAGGTACAGCTTATTATGATAATCTTTAATCCTCTGTAATAGTTGAAAGCTATGTACTTTGACGGGAATTTTAGTACTGAAACTGGTACTGAATTGCAGGCACGGAGAATTATTGCAATGCTTAGTCAGGATTTCATTTTTGATGGCTGTACAATTTTGGTCCATGGTTTCTCTAGAGTCGTGATGGAAGTTCTGAGGTTGGCTGCACAGAATAAGAAGCTCTTTAGAGTGTTTTGCACAGGTTTTGCTCTTTTAAGGCTTTAACGACCTTACAAATTATGATGTTGTCATTGAAGTCTGAATTACTTGGGCAAACTCTAGgagttgtgtgtgtgtgtttttaaGGCAGTGGATCCCCTGTGATAAACTGGTTAAGGAACCtcgtttattttgttttctgatgattttttattgatgGGAAAAAGGATTcatttcattgatagaatgATAATATGAAATGATGAAATCCTATCCAGTGGATTCAAAAATCTATTCCAATGGGTAGTAAGGGTTGATCAgctataaatataataattacaaaagggGCTCAATTTACACCAAGTTAGAGatagataatttattttgttttcttatgattttttcttttgataggAAAAGATTcatttcattgatagaatgAAACTACAGAATGATGCTATTCCGATGGGTAGTAAGGTTGATAAgctataattaatttggtgaTAACATGATTGGAGAGATTGGGAACCTTTTTCTTTGTGGTGTAGATATGAGAGTTTCTTTCCAACTAAATAGATCACTAGAAAGCTTGAATGAGATTTAGCTCTAGGATCTTTTATTTCTTGGGTAGCCTAATAACCATGATGGAGAGGACATCTCAAATTTCACAAGGAATTGCAATCTGCCAACCAAATGCTTCTGATCCCAATAGTATATGTCTTGAGCAACGAGTacacaaatgaaaaagtgATGCGTAGAAATTAGAATACAACAGCTGGGAGAGATGTTTATCCATGGAGATCTTCTTTGCAGCTTGTCATGCATCAAGGCAAGAGTGgttggaaaaatgaataaataacaaatgagGAGGTTGGCCGCTCTTTCTTATGTAAGAGTAATGGCAACCCCTTTAGAGATGTATGAGTGTCACTAGAACTATGTCTTTTTTCCACTTTCTCTAATTGGAACACAAAAAGAGAGGTTTACCATTGAAGGGTCAAGGGAAAACCCAGATATGAGGCTGTCCATTTTCCTTCCTTGCAAGCAAATTTAACTGCTAATGATGGGAGCATGGAGCAAGGTTTATCCCCAAAAGTCATGATTTTTTACCGTTTGCATAAAGCCTGGAACCTTCTTCAAATACTATGATGATGTGAAAGACGGAACTATCAGATCCTCACCCAAGATGTCAACTACATTGAGTCTGGCAAAGTGCCGTTTGGTAGGTACATAGAAGGCTATGAGCAGTGTGAACTATAAATGTAGCTAATGCTTCATCATTCATGTACCAAACTTTCTATCTTTGTTATGTTATTGTGGGGATAGACAATGGACCAGGCATTTAGATGCCCCAGTACAGATCAGCTCCCAGGTTAGTTCAAGAGGGCTTATGTCTCCTCCTACCCCTGCCTCTCTCACAGCAGAGATGAATGACAAACTAACTTTATTGCCCACAATATAAATTAAGTACTTGGTTTAGCTAACCAACTATAAAagttattctttctttttacccTTTCTCTATTACGCTGGCGGCTGGCTTAGCTGTATGA
Coding sequences within:
- the LOC101211420 gene encoding translation initiation factor eIF-2B subunit alpha, giving the protein MWWRSASFILDKQQAEGASKAPETLSISPPTQSSMADAFQNPNPKISAYYQSRAAHTAVVTSDWLAQAQAAVGFQTDDQIPSETDTRDSESGKPFSVIDEFNNWRKQPDLAEAVAAIRALAAVIRSSQATTMMELEIELKKASDSLKSWDTTSISLTAGCDLFMRYVTRTSALEYEDFKSGKSRLIERAEKFGEISCKARRIIAMLSQDFIFDGCTILVHGFSRVVMEVLRLAAQNKKLFRVFCTEGRPDRTGLRLSNELAKLDVPVKLLIDSAVAYAMDEVDMVLVGADGVVESGGIINMMGTYQIALVAHSMNKPVYVAAESYKFARLYPLDQKDMAPALRPIDFGVPIPSKVEVEKSARDYTPPQYLTLLFTDLGVLSPSVVSDELIQLYL